In Vitis vinifera cultivar Pinot Noir 40024 chromosome 17, ASM3070453v1, one genomic interval encodes:
- the LOC100267986 gene encoding uncharacterized protein LOC100267986 isoform X1, with protein sequence MESDSARSSGLSWILSPLMMRSTAPRRRRLSVLGLLLCCTILTFYTLLLLSLTAVVPSPELSFPGTLLETSLPVASPEIPTEDVQSANSTSPTKGSAEIQRRKMQKELPCATVEEMGEAFGHVSWKESLKVRRLIRDHFALHGASRVRELPPEQFCKQGFVIGKASQAGFGNEMYKILTSAALSIMLNRSLIIGQTRGKYPFQNYISYTDLSFTMNEVKHLWRRNDCVGKYGRHLVMRTDDFEKPTETNVLCSNWRKWKQPIIWFKGTTDAVAAQFFLKNIHPQMRKAASTLFGKPGYLQSRPNTFGELMRAIISPSENVQEAVNWTLRGGPDPHITLHMRMLMNKSPRAVNSALSCIQKTLFSNHLKVPRPRVVLVSDTPSLIKDITPKLKEFSEVVHFDYNLFSGKISRGKVNDLRQSEFRVKDWGSAPRWVAFVDFFLASLAKHAVVSGAQRRVGTTYAQLIAALAAAHQLEENDATASKFSFFSSFQSNLLREGLHHQVGWGHVWNRFAGPLSCPSQPKQCALTPLLAPAWWDGNLQSPIPRDIRRLEQYGVKLSSFGIVDEKRLHSFCKSRKTIVKTIQVTQQ encoded by the exons ATGGAATCTGATTCTGCTCGGAGCTCAGGTCTTTCTTGGATTCTCAGTCCTCTGATGATGAGATCCACCGCCCCTCGAAGGCGTCGTCTCTCCGTTCTGGGACTCCTCCTCTGCTGTACGATTCTCACATTCTACACTCTCTTACTCCTCAGCCTCACTGCCGTTGTGCCTTCGCCGGAGCTCAGTTTTCCAGGAACTTTGCTGGAGACCAGCCTTCCGGTGGCGTCTCCGGAGATTCCGACTGAGGATGTCCAGAGTGCGAACTCAACTTCTCCGACCAAAGGCTCGGCGGAAATTCAGCGCCGCAAAATGCAGAAGGAGCTTCCGTGCGCGACAGTGGAAGAAATGGGGGAGGCGTTTGGGCACGTGTCTTGGAAGGAAAGCCTCAAAGTTAGGCGGTTGATTCGAGATCATTTCGCTTTGCACG GAGCTTCTAGAGTCCGAGAACTCCCACCTGAGCAGTTTTGCAAACAAGGTTTTGTGATTGGTAAAGCATCACAGGCAGGTTTTGGGAATGAAATGTACAAGATCTTAACCTCTGCGGCATTGAGTATTATGTTAAACCGTTCACTCATCATCGGGCAAACCAG GGGCaaatatccatttcaaaactaCATTTCTTACACAGACCTTTCCTTTACTATGAATGAAGTGAAGCATCTCTGGAGACGAAATGACTGTGTTGGTAAGTATGGAAGGCATCTGGTTATGAGGACAGATGATTTTGAGAAGCCTACAGAAACAAATGTCCTTTGCAGTAATTGGAGAAAATGGAAACAGCCGATCATATG GTTCAAAGGTACAACTGATGCTGTGGCAGCTCAGTTTTTCTTGAAGAACATACATCCTCAGATGAGGAAGGCTGCTTCTACATTATTTGGGAAACCAGGGTATCTTCAATCTAGGCCTAATACATTTGGGGAGCTGATGAGAGCTATCATATCTCCTTCAGAAAATGTCCAAGAAGCTGTGAATTGGACCCTTAGGGGAGGTCCGGATCCTCATATTACATTGCACATGCGCATGCTGATGAACAA GTCTCCAAGAGCAGTAAATTCAGCATTAAGTTGCATTCAGAAGACCCTGTTCAGTAATCACCTAAAAGTGCCAAGGCCTCGTGTGGTTTTGGTCTCAGATACACCTTCTCTTATTAAAGACATTACACCAAAACTGAAGGAATTTTCTGAG GTTGTTCATTTTGACTACAATCTTTTCAGTGGAAAAATTTCAAGGGGAAAAGTAAATGATCTGCGTCAGTCAGAGTTTAGGGTGAAAGATTGGGGATCAGCACCTAGGTGGGTTGCATTTGTGGACTTCTTTCTTGCTTCACTGGCTAAACATGCTGTTGTTTCAGGCGCCCAAAGGCGTGTTGGAACTACCTATGCACAGCTAATTGCAGCACTGGCAGCAGCTCACCAACTTG AAGAGAACGATGCAACTGCATCAAAATTTTCGTTCTTCAGCAGTTTTCAAAGTAACTTGTTGAGGGAAGGCTTGCACCATCAAGTTGGTTGGGGACATGTATGGAACAGATTTGCAGGCCCCTTGAGTTGCCCCAGCCAACCCAAACAATGTGCTCTGACACCACTTCTAGCTCCTGCTTGGTGGGATGGGAATTTGCAATCGCCTATTCCACGAGACATCCGCAGATTGGAGCAGTATGGGGTCAAACTTTCCAGTTTTGGCATAGTGGATGAAAAGCGTCTCCATTCTTTCTGCAAGTCTCGGAAGACTATCGTTAAAACCATTCAAGTTACTCAGCAATGA
- the LOC104882370 gene encoding FRIGIDA-like protein 2: protein MVSVENSSTDPNLFLTNRLGDIRAYSYSLASFTLQWRDLEELFESIQLSVDDCFNDIQLRQKQITEALSSSVPSQPRPELKYLCLNMDGKGLRSFLIEKTKARPPFSIGDEVSAALLSAPDPAMLVLDAVDGFYPRKSKSKGKDKRSELVDIRRTCVLLLEQLMKISPRIGPAVTAKAKKLAIEWKAKINGENDNSSRVLGLLLLLAAYELGCVFQLNVLFDLFEMVPLHHQASELYRRLGLMDRVSDFIQNLITKRKQIEAIKFIYEFGLVDKFPPFPLLRAHLQDAKRAHKKATKEADSRQSKDEAFDKEIAAVKAVISCVKDHKIECKYTSKNLGKRINQLKALKRSREKEIEGGKDCTRTAPQAQQQHHNKKKRLRADPAANSNPK, encoded by the exons ATGGTTTCAGTGGAGAATTCTTCTACCGATCCAAATCTTTTCCTCACGAATAGGCTTGGAGATATTCGAGCATATTCATATTCTTTAGCGTCATTCACTCTCCAATGGAGGGACCTGGAGGAGTTGTTCGAGTCAATTCAGTTGTCCGTCGACGACTGCTTCAACGATATCCAACTGAGACAGAAGCAAATCACCGAAGCATTATCTTCATCAGTCCCATCTCAGCCTCGGCCGGAGTTGAAGTATCTCTGCCTTAACATGGACGGTAAGGGCTTGAGATCGTTCCtgattgagaaaacaaaggcgcGTCCACCGTTCTCGATCGGAGACGAAGTCTCGGCCGCCCTTTTATCTGCTCCCGATCCGGCAATGCTTGTGCTGGATGCAGTGGATGGCTTTTACCCGCGAAAATCTAAATCTAAGGGAAAGGATAAGCGCAGCGAATTGGTTGATATCAGAAGGACCTGTGTTCTTCTGTTGGAGCAGTTGATGAAAATCTCCCCACGAATTGGTCCTGCTGTGACTGCGAAAGCCAAGAAATTGGCAATTGAATGGAAAGCGAAAATTAATGGGGAAAACGATAATTCATCGAGGGTGTTAGGCCTTTTGCTGCTCTTAGCTGCGTATGAATTGGGCTGTGTATTTCAATTGAATGTGTTGTTTGATCTTTTCGAGATGGTTCCTCTGCACCACCAGGCTTCCGAGTTGTATCGGAGGCTTGGGCTCATGGATAGGGTTTCTG ATTtcattcaaaatcttattaCAAAGAGGAAGCAAATAGAAGCTATTAAGTTTATATATGAATTTGGGTTGGTTGACAAGTTCCCACCATTCCCCTTGTTAAGAGCCCACTTGCAGGATGCCAAGAGGGCTCACAAAAAGGCTACAAAGGAAGCCGACTCACGTCAATCAAAG GATGAGGCCTTTGACAAAGAAATAGCTGCAGTTAAAGCTGTGATCAGTTGCGTCAAGGATCATAAGATCGAGTGCAAGTACACGAGCAAAAATCTGGGAAAACGAATAAATCAGTTAAAAGCCCTGAAGAGAAGCAGAGAAAAAGAGATTGAAGGAGGTAAGGACTGTACCAGGACAGCACCTCAGGCTCAACAACAGCATCACAATAAAAAGAAGAGACTCCGGGCAGATCCAGCTGCAAACAGCAATCCCAAATAG
- the LOC100267986 gene encoding uncharacterized protein LOC100267986 isoform X2 — translation MESDSARSSGLSWILSPLMMRSTAPRRRRLSVLGLLLCCTILTFYTLLLLSLTAVVPSPELSFPGTLLETSLPVASPEIPTEDVQSANSTSPTKGSAEIQRRKMQKELPCATVEEMGEAFGHVSWKESLKVRRLIRDHFALHGASRVRELPPEQFCKQGFVIGKASQAGFGNEMYKILTSAALSIMLNRSLIIGQTRGKYPFQNYISYTDLSFTMNEVKHLWRRNDCVGKYGRHLVMRTDDFEKPTETNVLCSNWRKWKQPIIWFKGTTDAVAAQFFLKNIHPQMRKAASTLFGKPGYLQSRPNTFGELMRAIISPSENVQEAVNWTLRGGPDPHITLHMRMLMNKSPRAVNSALSCIQKTLFSNHLKVPRPRVVLVSDTPSLIKDITPKLKEFSEVVHFDYNLFSGKISRGKVNDLRQSEFRVKDWGSAPRRPKACWNYLCTANCSTGSSSPT, via the exons ATGGAATCTGATTCTGCTCGGAGCTCAGGTCTTTCTTGGATTCTCAGTCCTCTGATGATGAGATCCACCGCCCCTCGAAGGCGTCGTCTCTCCGTTCTGGGACTCCTCCTCTGCTGTACGATTCTCACATTCTACACTCTCTTACTCCTCAGCCTCACTGCCGTTGTGCCTTCGCCGGAGCTCAGTTTTCCAGGAACTTTGCTGGAGACCAGCCTTCCGGTGGCGTCTCCGGAGATTCCGACTGAGGATGTCCAGAGTGCGAACTCAACTTCTCCGACCAAAGGCTCGGCGGAAATTCAGCGCCGCAAAATGCAGAAGGAGCTTCCGTGCGCGACAGTGGAAGAAATGGGGGAGGCGTTTGGGCACGTGTCTTGGAAGGAAAGCCTCAAAGTTAGGCGGTTGATTCGAGATCATTTCGCTTTGCACG GAGCTTCTAGAGTCCGAGAACTCCCACCTGAGCAGTTTTGCAAACAAGGTTTTGTGATTGGTAAAGCATCACAGGCAGGTTTTGGGAATGAAATGTACAAGATCTTAACCTCTGCGGCATTGAGTATTATGTTAAACCGTTCACTCATCATCGGGCAAACCAG GGGCaaatatccatttcaaaactaCATTTCTTACACAGACCTTTCCTTTACTATGAATGAAGTGAAGCATCTCTGGAGACGAAATGACTGTGTTGGTAAGTATGGAAGGCATCTGGTTATGAGGACAGATGATTTTGAGAAGCCTACAGAAACAAATGTCCTTTGCAGTAATTGGAGAAAATGGAAACAGCCGATCATATG GTTCAAAGGTACAACTGATGCTGTGGCAGCTCAGTTTTTCTTGAAGAACATACATCCTCAGATGAGGAAGGCTGCTTCTACATTATTTGGGAAACCAGGGTATCTTCAATCTAGGCCTAATACATTTGGGGAGCTGATGAGAGCTATCATATCTCCTTCAGAAAATGTCCAAGAAGCTGTGAATTGGACCCTTAGGGGAGGTCCGGATCCTCATATTACATTGCACATGCGCATGCTGATGAACAA GTCTCCAAGAGCAGTAAATTCAGCATTAAGTTGCATTCAGAAGACCCTGTTCAGTAATCACCTAAAAGTGCCAAGGCCTCGTGTGGTTTTGGTCTCAGATACACCTTCTCTTATTAAAGACATTACACCAAAACTGAAGGAATTTTCTGAG GTTGTTCATTTTGACTACAATCTTTTCAGTGGAAAAATTTCAAGGGGAAAAGTAAATGATCTGCGTCAGTCAGAGTTTAGGGTGAAAGATTGGGGATCAGCACCTAG GCGCCCAAAGGCGTGTTGGAACTACCTATGCACAGCTAATTGCAGCACTGGCAGCAGCTCACCAACTTG A